In Cicer arietinum cultivar CDC Frontier isolate Library 1 chromosome 7, Cicar.CDCFrontier_v2.0, whole genome shotgun sequence, the genomic window ataaaatttaaatctatctatcaatttaataaatcctttttattctatttatcatatttcatttcagaaatatttatattatctaTAAacatacttttttcttttttcatccaTTCTTTCTTTTTCGTTCCGGTCCATTGAAGCAAAACAAAACCACTCTGATCTGGAAGAGTCAAACCCGGTCCATCTTGTTGTAATAAAAAAACCGATCCGTCTTCCAAACGGATGTTCCGAATCTATTTACACAGATTCTCAAAACCAAACCGCCTcggtttttttctttctttgtaaAATAGAAAGCTTTTTCACAGTTTCAAATCACAAAAAAGAGGCACTGCAACATTGCGTGCCCTCACACGATTCCAcgaaaccctaaccctaacccctCTTTCCATGGCGCATAACGACTCAAACTCCGATCCCAATTCCCAAACCCGATTCTACAACCCATACAAAGACCTTGATATTCCTATTCAAAATCTCTACAAACTCTCAACCTCACCGGAGTTTCTCTTCGACGAAGAAGCTCGCCGTAAACGCCGTTCATGGGGAGAAAATCTCACCTTCTACACCGGTTGCGGTTACCTCGGTGGTTCAATCGCCGGTGCCGGAGTCGGACTCGTCGACGGTGTTAAAGCCTTCGAGTCCAGCGACACCGCAAAGCTTCGAATCAACCGAATACTTAACTCCTCCGGTCATTCCGGTCGGACGTGGGGAAACCGTGTCGGTATCATCGGATTGCTTTACGCCGGAATCGAGAGCGGGATCGAGGCTGCGAGGGATACTGATGATGCTTGGAACAGCGTTGCGGCGGGTCTTGGTACCGGTGCACTTTATCGAGCGGCGAGAGGGGTGAGATCGGCGGCCGTGGCTGGAGCTGTTGGTGGAGTTCTTGTTGGAGTTGCCGTGACGGCGAAACAGGCGTTGAAACGATATGTACCTATATGAATGAAGTGTGAGTGTGAGATTCTTCAATATATTCAATcgatggaaaaaaaaatcaattttgagagATGATTGATGTTAGTTTTAGTTATTATAGATTATATAGAATTGTTTTAAAAAGTTACATACCATATATATTATGGTGATGGTAGTTAGTAATTAATACTTCTGTTgcaaattattgttttaatgCCATATTTTTTCAGCTCTATTATAGAATCaattaatcttttgttttaACTTGTTCTTCGTTTTATGTGATGGGTGTTGTTGGATCAATATGTATGACTTCAATTGAATGGCTGGTTTGATAGATTTTGCATGTGTTAGTGTTTGGTCACAGATGAACTACTTTTCTTTGGTAAAAAACCGCTACTAGTCTACTACCTTGTTCATTTGAGAGTTTATGTGGAAGAGATTGTTGGGACTTTATCATGGGAGTTTTGCAGGATTTTGATGCCATTTGGTGTGATGTTTTGCTTGTTTTTCATCACCTTCTTGCATCTTAATTTC contains:
- the LOC101492603 gene encoding mitochondrial import inner membrane translocase subunit TIM23-2-like, producing MAHNDSNSDPNSQTRFYNPYKDLDIPIQNLYKLSTSPEFLFDEEARRKRRSWGENLTFYTGCGYLGGSIAGAGVGLVDGVKAFESSDTAKLRINRILNSSGHSGRTWGNRVGIIGLLYAGIESGIEAARDTDDAWNSVAAGLGTGALYRAARGVRSAAVAGAVGGVLVGVAVTAKQALKRYVPI